A stretch of Bacillus horti DNA encodes these proteins:
- a CDS encoding PadR family transcriptional regulator gives MVSREGFVIRSDIIRGHLEPIILRLILERDQYGYEISKEISLRTKNRFHIKEATLYAVFQRLERKELIESYYGDISYGGKRKYYRITSLGKAYLRETIHEWHETKEIIDLFMEGL, from the coding sequence GTGGTAAGCAGGGAGGGGTTCGTCATTCGAAGTGATATTATTCGTGGACATTTAGAGCCGATTATATTGCGCCTGATTCTGGAAAGAGATCAATATGGCTATGAGATCTCTAAGGAAATCAGTTTACGAACAAAAAATAGATTTCACATAAAAGAAGCCACTTTATATGCTGTGTTTCAAAGGCTTGAACGTAAGGAACTTATCGAATCCTACTATGGTGATATCTCATATGGAGGAAAGCGGAAGTACTATCGTATCACTTCATTAGGCAAAGCCTACCTCAGGGAAACCATTCATGAGTGGCATGAAACTAAGGAAATCATTGATTTGTTTATGGAGGGGTTATAG
- a CDS encoding permease prefix domain 1-containing protein yields the protein MKRIKQHIDELFKGVPKSEKREKIKEEIVENLEEKVFDLMEQGKAEEDAINKALVEFGDIEEIKKELGERHPKKNTSKYNLGFSLWGSALIILLFVFINLYYTPNHIWFVYPTFVVLWWPLSLFYYWLRSR from the coding sequence GTGAAGAGAATCAAACAGCATATAGATGAGCTATTCAAGGGTGTACCCAAAAGCGAAAAACGAGAGAAAATCAAGGAAGAAATCGTAGAAAATCTAGAGGAGAAAGTCTTTGATTTAATGGAGCAAGGGAAGGCTGAAGAGGATGCTATTAATAAAGCTCTTGTTGAATTTGGTGATATTGAAGAGATCAAGAAAGAGCTAGGGGAACGACATCCAAAGAAAAATACCTCCAAATATAATTTAGGGTTCTCCTTATGGGGAAGCGCACTAATTATCTTACTATTCGTTTTTATCAACCTTTATTATACGCCTAATCATATTTGGTTTGTATATCCTACATTTGTAGTATTATGGTGGCCTTTATCCTTATTTTATTATTGGCTGCGATCGAGATGA